From the genome of Loxodonta africana isolate mLoxAfr1 chromosome 4, mLoxAfr1.hap2, whole genome shotgun sequence:
ACTGGAAGCACTTAAGATATAAACAGGccaaaatccaaagaagtacAATCTATGAGtgctttttatacaattttgaAGGTGCTGATTCATTATGAGTAAATTACTTAGAGACTACGATTGATTAAAGTAAAGACAAAGAATTAAGATGATGATTGATtgaacttgtttttcttttctaagaaTGTGGTCTCTTGGTTCAGGGGTCCTGAGTCTGTCTTATGAtaattgctttttatttattatgtGGGCTAAATATGATATTGGGTAGATCTTTAACTTGCTTCCTGGGGCAAGTTTTTTGATAGTTTTGGTAGGCACATCCTCTGTCCTTTGAACTGATTAGGACACCCTGTTCCGCTTCGTTGATGTAGTTTTCTGTTGTTTCAAGCTTTCAGGTCCTGACAAACCTGTTGGCCTTTTGTGGTTAAGGTGTGCTGTGGTTAGGTTAATCCTTTAGCAATCCCTCCTTTTGATCACTGATTACTGTAAGTACATTGATAATCACAAGATGATGCCTAGACTTTGCTGAGCTCCCAGATGGCAGCCATGGCCGGCACTTCAAACTCACAGTCTGCTTTTCATTGAATACATTCTGGTTCTTCACCGGGGTCTTAGGTGAAGGTTATATCTCTGTTGATCATTCTGGAGCAGTCGGCAGAATCAGCATACTTTATTGGTTTCAGAGTTGGACATGCTCTAGGGTGTTGGCACTTATTAATTCAAGCAACCACACATTTGAATAAAATGTAGATTAATCCAAttaatattattatcattaaaatGCCCTGCAGGAGCGAGTGAGCCCAAGATTCTATCCCCTGGGGTAGCCATCCAAATAAATCTGGGGTTTGTAAAGGAGGAGTAGACTgcaaatcctggtggcatagtggttaagagccatggctgttaaccaaaaggttggcagttggaatccaccaggctctccttggaaatgctgtagagttggtatgagttgaaatcgactcaatggcaaggttttttttttttttttttttggttaaatagTGTGCTGTCTAAATTCATGCATGTCTTGCTCTACAATCAAAGagatatttatccaagagcaACGGGATGTATTGTCCACCCCACATACACCTCCTTGTTGTGCCAATAAGAAGCCTAATGCAACCTGATTGTCCAGGATCACCTTTTCTAGAAAGGTTAATGATATTTTGTTGAGCTGACATCCTGTCAGCAACATTACCAGTTATTTGTGCCATTGTGGCAGGAAAGTTTTGTAAAGATTTTTATAATTCTACTATACCATGAGGAGATAAATACTCCTCAATGTGACCCACCCTACCCTGGTTGTTCTGCTATGCAATTTTCATATGATTCTCTTTCGGTTATTGGAATTAGTTTTATATCACTTATCCAATGTTGACTAGTGTTTTTGCAATAAATGTCAAAGGTGGACACCCATTAATCCTAAGGTACATTGCCCTTGAGTTCTTCACCCATTTGCACACAGAGTAGCCCGTGCATAGGGACTGTCCTTAGGAAAGGGGTTGCTTAAACCACTGTAATTAAATTCCCCACATAGGAACACATAATCATAAGAAGCAAAAAGGACAGTATTGGTAAAAAtactcattcttttttaaaagaaatattgtgGGATAATAACATGATGATAAATAAGGCATCCAGTTTGCCCATGGATGATAATACTGAGCTGGGAAAAGGAATCCATGTCCAGAATGAAGGTTTTCTCCAGTGAAGACAATTGTTGTCCCAGTATATTGAAAAAGTCGTGAGCAATGAACAGACTAGCAGTTGGCTGACTGACAATGGATCTAGCAGATGCCATGTCATAGACTCAGCTTTTGTTTCTGCCATTAGCAGACTGGGCACATCAGTTACAGTGGCCAGATCAGTCTTGGTGTTGGGAGCCCCATTCATAACCTGAGGTTCTGCCAATCTGGCTACTTTGATTTTGAGTACATTGAACAATCACAGAGTGGTGGGGAGAGAGGTTATCTTTCATTCATAGAACAAGTGAACTTGTCTACCAAGTTTTTGAtagttgtgtgtgtttgtttttccaaagaagactTCTGGTAAGCATTCTTATTTATATGGTATACAAGTATTTTCAGGTTTcccttttttctctgtcatcctGTTAAATATTTCCTTCAGTAATAACTAGCCTCAATTTGAAGTACTAAGTCATGATTTTTGCTCACCCAAAAACTTGAGACCACTTTAGTAATGTATATACAATCTGATCTTTCTTCTCTGTCTGCACTGTAATGGCCTTACTAGGCCAGTTTTTTAGGCTTTTTTGAGAAGTATCTCATTTCTCTTCATTCCACTTTTTTCAGTTCCTAAGTCAAATTTAACTTAGCATAGAAAtgctttattttaattattatttttttttttttaactttagcttAATGTAGAAAGCATTGGATAATTTGGACCCTACATTCCCAGTCTTTTCATTCCATTCACCTATGGgtatttttcttctgaggtattgAACTTCTCATTTTTACTCCAACGCACTGAGCTTTTAATAATCTCTATCTTGGAGAGTACCACTGTAGGCTTATTCATTGGGAGAAAAACTTGAAGACAAacttgaatgtcaagtagttaCAACCTTCTCAAACTGTTCAGTTTGTTAGTTGGACTACTTTATTTTTGTCTTGGTTTTGCCCTCAACAGActgttaataatattttttccaTGTCTTCATCTCACCATTGAAAGTAAGTTCTCAAAGATACTCTGTCTCATTCATCATTTTTTGCCCAGAAATTTGAATAATGCATTGTATGTGAAAGGAGTTTAATAAATAATTCCTTATCAACAAATTTTCTCTTATGGGATGAATTCTATGTGGCATTAAAGACTCACAATTTTTCTGACCGTATCCTTGAAGGCTTTTTTCACTTGTTGGTTCTGTAGGGTATAAATGAAGGGATTCAATAGGGGAGCAACAGAAGTAATGAGCACTGCTACTGCCTTGTTGAAGGCAActccttcttttgctgaaggCTTAATGTAAATGAAGATGCAGCTGCCATAAGAGATGGAGATGACAATCACATGGGAAGAACATGTGGAAAAGgccttttttctttgttgtgctGATGGAATCTTCAGAACTGTTTTGATGATGTAAGTGTATGAAAGCATTACCAGCACCAGGGTAACCACCAAGGTCACAATAGCTAAGATAAAGTCAATCAGCTCCAAGAGACTGGTGTCTGAACAGGAGATCTCCATGAGGGGCCCATAGTCACAATAAAAATGATTCAGCACGTTGGAGGCACAGAAATCTAGTTGGCTGGTCAGGATGATGGGGGATAAGATGATTAGGAAACCACTCAGCCAAGAGCAGAGAACCAGCTGGGTGCAGGCTCTTCTGTTCATGATGGTTGTGTAATGCAGTggtttgcagatggccacatagcggtcataggacatggcagccagaaggtaaAACTCTGTGGCCCCGAGGAATATGGCAAAGAAATACTGAGTGAAGCAGCCAGCAAAGCTGATGGTATTATTTCCTGTCAGGATGCTGCTCAGGAATCTTGGAATGAAAATAGTAGTGAAAGaaatttctaagaaggagaaattccgtaggaagaaatacataggggtCTGGAGATGGGAGTCCAGCAGGGTGAGGGTGATGATTGTCAGGTTGCCCATGACACTGAATATGTAGGTGAGGAACAGGAAGATGAAAACCATGGCCTGAAGCTCTGGGTTGTCTGTAAATCCCAGTAGGACAAACTCAGTCAATGAAGTCTGGTTTTTCATAATTAGCCTTTGTTGAACCCttgcaaagaaaaggaaagaaatcagTGGTGAGTGTGGAATGGGAGCTCAGGGTGCCAGAGATGAACCTGGTACACAAAGTCAACTCATGTACATTTCCTTTGTTTACTACTGACATATTGTACTTGAGTTAACTTCTTGGAAAGAGCAATTCTTTGGCACAGAGGCCCTATTAATACAGTTTTTGACAGATCCTTGTATGCTAGGATTTTATAGTCCATccagaaaaacataaaattgtTCAGGCAATAATCTGTTTTGGGTGGTGCTTACTTTCTTCTACCAACTCACTCCTTTACCTCTTTGACTGTCATGGTCAAGTGAGACCTACCCAGTTCAGGTGTGTTCATGTTACAGTATTCGAAGACCTTTGTGAGATAACGCTTTTAGTAAGACCATAAAAGTCTTAGTTGACAATGATGTTCCATGCTGTGGAATGATAACTATAAATGTTTTACCTTCCTTTACTAGCACATGTAATAAAAAACTGCAATAGCAATGGAATGGAATCAAAGGATACAATTCCAATTCTGACACACTAAGGAGTTAGAGTTAATTCCCTCTTCCTATCTGTTTAAGATTTTCTTCCTTCAGATTCTTTCTGATTCTCCTGTATTCTCCATGCCATCCTTGTCCTTAGAAAGAGACTTATGTTATCATTTGCCAGCAATTCTGAATTCATTTTGTATGTAATTGTCAAAGTTTACTTGAAATACCCTCTATCCACCTTTTTCCTTCTTACTGTCCATCCTTTGTGAAACAGTGGCTGATTCTAGCTAAATTGTAGGAAGAGGCAGAGCCTTGCTGTACGTTGAATTCTTCTCCAATGTAAATATCCCATATTTCTTTCTTGggtgtttttttcccctttgcaTCAGTGTATCTTCTGTGCTGTAGTGATAAAGAGGGTTTTATATTAATCACTTGGTGGGGAAAGTAGTGTCCTCTTTAAGAACTGAATTTAAGTCCCCTTAGCGTTTACTAACTTTGCCTCTGTAACAATATCGAACATTCTCTGGTAGCAGTAGCGTAGGAATTTAACTGTGGAGTAATGTTCCTTGCATTGGTTGTACTTGCTTCAGTTAAGTTTCTACCACCTTATAGGTGGTTAGAAAGTATTGCTGAATTAGTGAGAGTCTCAAGCATGttgtattttctttcatttgcaGTCCTTTTTTTCCGTTCCTTTCCTCTGATTTTACTCATGTCTCTTCCTCCTAAATGATTTTTATTAtctccccaccttttttttttttttcacctattcCACATGGGTGAATTCCTAGTGGGTCCTGCCTTACCCTCTGTCCCTGTGTTCCTGGTAGAATTTGAAGGCTTTCGGCTTAAAGCCGAGTTCTGCTGTAGTTTGAGTCATCTCTGTGCATGGCTTGGGCTCAGTTGTCATTAATCTGTATGGATCTGTCTGCTTTTTGGTGAAATCAGAGTCTTTCAGGCACTGATCTAACAATTACCAATGGGAGAAGAGATGCAGCTTTCAGGAGTGGCTCCCAATGAATGATTTAAAATCTCTTGAATGATGAAGTTAATCATGGCATGGATGCCTTTTTATTCTCTCTTTGTTTCCAATAAGAGAAATAACTGCTTTCGCTGTGACATAAATGTAACCCTACCAAATAGAGCAGAGAAAGCTCTTACCCATCCACTCCCACGTTTTTGGACAAAAGACTTTTATAGACAGGATCTGTAGGTCATGTCACTTTTGATTGCCTCCTTCGGGATTCTATAGGGAGAGACACATCTTCTTTAATCAGTGTGCATTTCAGACCCTCCATTATGTCGTTGCGTTGATGTAGTCATTGCTTATATTCACATGTTCTGCACAGTAAACAATATGATTCATTGACATGTATAACTCAGTGTTCTTACTCATTTGCTCACCTGCTATGCATTTCCTTTCAGAAATTCACAATCAAATCATTTTAATGATTCACAACCTTAGCAAGATAATATTACAGTTTTTGAAAACTAGGAAGATACTTACGTTGGTTAATCCAGATGGTTGCAGTGAGGTTTTAATCCAAAGTATCCTAAATTAtgagtgaaagatgagaaattaTGAATGAAAGATAAGAGGTTAGGTAGGAtcaatttctgaaatcttttgtaTCTGCCTTATACCATGTCTTTGTGTACTCTGTGACAGAGTTATGTaagctttcacaggtttttggTAAAGAAATAGATTCCAGCTCTTTCCACCCCATATCATTCTGGTGGGCATTTGTCAGCTTTGCTTCCTGTACTAATTCAAACAGTAACAGAAATGAGACCCAGAGAGACGCTATACCACTTATGTAGAGCAAATAAATAGAATAGTTACAAGTTCCAGGAGAATGGTGTGCTTCaaaatattatttccttccttctaatTATGTCTCAAGTAGAAAAAAGCTGGTGATTTCTACGAGGTAGACATTGGCTTCTTTGTAGTTTCCATGTCACCCAGAGAGAGGCAGTTTTTATTTGCCTTGTTCAGAGAAAACACGAGGGATTAACTAAGTTAACAACAGAAGGTCTCCTGTGATCTGTCTTCAGAAGGTGCTAATAAACCTCCTTTGTTGACAAGTTGGAAGTGAACTTGAAATAGATGGAGGAAAGAGGTTTCAGAGAGAGAGGTGAAGAATGTGGTTGGAGCACATCATTACCTTTGAAACATGGTCCAAATATAGGAGTAATTATGTTTGTGTCTACAGTGTTGTTCAGAGCCTAATTTGGCATGGTGGTCAATTTGAGTTTCCAAGAGTGCTTAGGCCTGGAAGCCTAGTGAAAATTGGATCCAAGAGATAGCAGAGCTGGGGTCATACTTCGAAAAGATTTCTTTCATGTGTAAGGGCTCTTCTGGGAACAGATGATAAATCTAAAATGTAAAGAATCAGATAATGGCAATAATGTAGTAGAAAGTGAGTAGAGAAGGCTGGATTGAAGGAAAAAGCCTAAGATACTTGCTGAGAATATGATATTTAATTTAGGCccccaaaatattattttttcaagTTCTGGCTGGGTGCAACAAGCTAATATAATGTTTGTCTAAGGGCACTGTAATTCTTTACTTTACATACTTCTGCCTGGAATAATGAATCtgggttttaaaaaaaagttctgttgATAAAAGATCATAATATAATTGGAGGAGATTCTTGAAGTCGGAAACTTGTTTCCAAATGTGACCCGAATCTACTAGATCTCCTGTGGAAATAAGTACTTGACGCAGTGCATTGAGTGGGTCAGTGACCTGCTGGGATCACCTCATGGGAATGATATAATTCCTTTGTTCACGTTTTCTTGGAAACACAAGTAGCTTTACCTGTAGAGTGGATGTTTAGTcgaggatctttgctttttaagtcaCAGAAACCTTCTCAAGCTAGCCCAAGTAAAAGATATTTATGCTAGGGATCCGCCAGGTAACGTAATGGGTGCAGGTTCTTATAGGAACTGACATTAGGAAACTTAGAGGATTAGAAGCTACTTTTTCTCCCTCTTATGGCCCCATGGTCACTCATCTCCCCAATCCTAGAGGTCACAAGGGTCTCTTACCTTTATATTTCTCTCTCTTGAATGGTTTTCTCTACTTGAACACGAGCCAACTTTAATCACAaataacaacaaacatttattgagccacTACTTTCCCTAGGCACTGTTCAGGTACTGAGAACACtgcagtgaataaaacagaaaaaaaattactgttctCATGAAGCTCTACATTCCATGGGAAGAGGAAGACAATTAATACGTAAATAAAATCCATATTGTGTTGGAGAATGGTAAATGCTAGGAGAAAAATGGAGCAAGTAATGAGCACAGGGAATTTTGATGAGTGGATTGCAATTTTAAAAATGTGGCCACACACAGCCTCCCTGAGGTGATGTTTGAGTAAATATTTGAAGGAAGTGAGAGAGTGAGTTATGTATATCTTGTGGAAAAGGAttccaggaagagggaaaaaAGTAAGTGCAAAGGGTAGAAGGTGGAAGCAGGCCAGTGTTACTAGAGTGGTGAGTAAGCAGATAGTGGTAGGAGATGAGGTCAAAGAGGAACTGGGGACCATTTCGTAGGGCCTTGTAGGTCATTGTAAGTGAGTGAGATAGAAAGTCATTGGAAGGTCCTGAGCAGAGAAGGATCTGAGCTTAGAAGTTTCTAAACTCTAATTTATGTTTTAATAAGATCACTTTGGGTGTTACATTGAGATTAAATGTCAAGGGAGCAAGGGTTGAAAATAGCGTCAATTGGGCTATTGTAATAATCCAGGTTAGAGATGATGGAGGGTTGGGTCAGGATGGTAACAGTAAAGGTGGCAAGAAGTGGTCAGATTTTGGGTAAATTTTGAGGGTAAAAGATTTACTCACGGACCACATACGGGATTGGAGAAAACAAGAGAGGAACCAAGAGTTTTGGCTGGAGCAAGCGGAAAATCTAATTACCAAATACTGAGGTGGAGGGAGACTTTGCTCATTTATTAAttgaacatttactgagtgcctgttATGGgcataggagccctagtggtgcagtagttaatgggctcagttgctaactgaaaggttggtggttggaatccaccagctgctcacaagaaaaagatgtggcaatctgcttccataaagatttatagccttggaaatcctatggggcagttctcctctgtcctgaagggttactagaagtcagaatcgatttgctggcaatgggtttggattatGGGGCTGTCACTATGTTATATGCAGTGAGATCATCATTTCTGCCCTCAAGCCCAGGAACCAAAGCCACTGGCCCATAGCTCGAATGAAAATGAATAGGGAGGAGGGAGTATAATcaatgtggttgttgttaggtgctgtccagtcagtttcaactcatagcaaccctgtgtacaacagaatgatgcattgtctggtcttgtgccatcctcacaatcgttattatgctggagcccattgttgcagtcactgtgtcaatccatctcattgagtttcttcctctttttcgctgaccctctacagtTAGCAGTGGATAAAAAACCCTTGTTCATAATTTAATCTTTATTGGAAGCTTATTGGGGGTGAGAGTGGAGGCAAAATATTGCTTTCTCAGGTCCAATGTTTTCTGGAGGAATTTCTATTCCTTctgaaagaaaaggaataaagtatCCACTTTGTCCAGAAGAAATATGGAAATGGAAAGGAGAGGCATCTTGAGAAAAGTCACAAACTATCAGATGGAAAAACATGGCTTTTTGTAAGCTTCCAATTTCCTAAAGATTCATGTTCTAAAGGCTTCTAACTGAAGTTTGTTGAGAGCTTGGAAAGATGGGATACAGGAGGGAAGCCAAGGACACTTAAAATACTTTGAAACACTTAGAAATACTTAGAAACATTGAACATGAATGTTAAGAGCAGTTataatgggtgggtgggtgtattGCTCTGTGGTTAAGCCATTGGGCTCTGGTTCCACACAAATCTGGCTTCTGATTTTAGTTAAATCACTTAACTCTGCGACCTTACATTAAGTTATTTCACCTCAGTAggtttcatttttctcatctgtaaaatagaatggAATTTCCAGGTGGATCTAAGAAGTCTATGTGAGGCATGCTTTGCCAATTCCTTGTTCTCAGTATATAAACTCTCAAATGGCTAAGGCTCTTcccttttaaaatattctcttcTGGGCTCCCTAATTCATTTGTCTGTCCATACACGTACACAtccattatttcttcaactgtCCAACAAGTATTTATTCAGCACCACCTACCACTGGTTGGCATTGCAGATAGAACTGCGACCAAGGAGATTCTATCCCTGCACTCCTGGAGTGCAGAATAAAGGTGAATACAGACTTTAAATATATAATTGTTTTATTATGGGTACTATTAATGAAACAGCACAGGATACCATGCTAGTACATAACTTGGGGGCCATCCTTCTCGTCTTCGTTATTTCACTCTTGAAATTCCATTTTACTATTCTCTTTCAGTTACCTCACCCCCTACTCCCACATTTTCTGAAAATGGCTAAGTTCACCAACAGTGCCCTTATTGTTAGTTCTTATACTTTCAGTCTTCATATTAATTGCTCTCTGCAGCATTTCACATTGCCAACCATCTATGTTTCCGGAGatattctcttcctcttctttttagaTTTTGGAAGGGTCTTTAGAATTTAATATTAAATCCTCTTCTATACTTGCTTCTATTTGTGATTGCCTCTATTCccataagagccctggtggtgcagtggttaagagctcagacttctaaccaaaagttggcagttcaaatctaccagctgctcctttggaatcgcatggggtagttctactctgtcctatagggtcaatgtgactcagaattgactgggtggcaacaggtttggtttggttttggttctaatCTCATACCATCAATTACCATCTCtatggttgttattgttagttgccctgtTTTTGCAGAGGAGTACTActgcataaggttttcagggATATgaactttgggaagcagattggcaggcctgTCTTCTCATTTGCCTATGCGTAGGTAGgtttgacccaccaacctttagaCTAGTCATCTAGCCCTTAACGCTTTGTGTCACCCAGCTGCCTATCTCTATCTAAATCCATATCCCGTGAACctgttcagtcagttccaactcacagtgaccctataggacagagtagaactgccccaaagggttcccaaggagcagctggtggatttgaactgtcaaacttttggttagcagctgtagctcttaaccactgacccaccacccTCCCATTTCCATTGCAGGGCTTCTAAGCCCATATATCTGACTTCAAATCCAGGTGCCGTGTCGTTATGGGTATTCAACTTATTTTAAACATGAATTTAACTCAAAATCAAaattataatttccacattgtaatctttttccttctctttttttcttgattgGAATCAATGAAAAGAACATATACTCAGTCTCCCAGGATTGAAATTTTGTGCAatattccttctttctttcttttgcttgcttGACCTATTCCTACATGTTAAGGCCCAATTTAAATGCTATCTTCtctgaaaatatttattgactctTTAACTCTGCTTGAGTTGCTTTCTCATTTATGAAACCTTATTCATGTCTTTGTATTAACACTTAATAGGCTGTAAGTTATCTATTTCCAAGTCTCTCTTACTGAACCGGAGTTGAACTCTTCATTGGATACGTAGTAACTGGCACAGAGCTTGGTACATAGTAGAGACTCATCCATTAGGACTTGAATTCTGAAATTATTTAAAGGTTCATAAGCTTTTTGATGGCATCCTTGAAGGCTTGTTTTACCTGCTGGTTCCTTAGGGTGTAAATAAAGGGGTTCAATAAAGGGGCAACTGAGGTAATCAATAGAGCTACTCCCTTGTGAATATGTCCCCTTCTTTTGTTGAGGGCTTAACATAAATGAAAAAGCAGCTTCCATAAGAGAGGGAGATGacaatcatgtgggaagaacGAGTGGAAAAGGCTTTTGTTCTTTGCTGGGCAGAGGGGAACTTCAGAATAGTGCTGATGATGAATGCATAGGAGGGAATCACTAGCCCCAGAGTGAGCACCAGGGTCACAGATGCCACAAGAAAGACAACCTTCTCTACAAGGCTCGTGTCTGAACAGGAGAGTTCCCGAAGGGGCTCAAAGTCACAGAAATAATGATTCAGACTGTTGGATGCACAAAAGTCCtgctgactcattagggtgaTAGGTGGTCTAATAATCATTAACCCAGCCAGCCAAGAGCAGAGAACCAGCTGGGCGCAGACTCTGCTGTTCATAGTGGTCAtgtaatgcaggggtttgcagatggccacGTAGCGATCATAGGA
Proteins encoded in this window:
- the LOC135231379 gene encoding olfactory receptor 6C4-like encodes the protein MKNQTSLTEFVLLGFTDNPELQAMVFIFLFLTYIFSVMGNLTIITLTLLDSHLQTPMYFFLRNFSFLEISFTTIFIPRFLSSILTGNNTISFAGCFTQYFFAIFLGATEFYLLAAMSYDRYVAICKPLHYTTIMNRRACTQLVLCSWLSGFLIILSPIILTSQLDFCASNVLNHFYCDYGPLMEISCSDTSLLELIDFILAIVTLVVTLVLVMLSYTYIIKTVLKIPSAQQRKKAFSTCSSHVIVISISYGSCIFIYIKPSAKEGVAFNKAVAVLITSVAPLLNPFIYTLQNQQVKKAFKDTVRKIVSL